A region of Aulosira sp. FACHB-615 DNA encodes the following proteins:
- a CDS encoding GNAT family N-acetyltransferase — MYAQNLSLPSGCVLRQANSTDKWSIRSLVFSAKLDPTQLRWQQFSVIECEGSLIACGQLRNFSGAQELGSLVVKSTWRGHGLGSLLTQHLISQATQPLYLECLGEQLSRFYSRFGFVTVAFENLPSSLQPKFRVSQLAKKLLRVPVVFMKYEGSGR; from the coding sequence ATGTACGCCCAAAATTTATCATTACCATCTGGATGTGTTCTGCGTCAGGCAAATTCAACTGATAAGTGGTCAATTCGCTCATTAGTATTTTCGGCTAAACTTGACCCTACTCAATTACGTTGGCAACAGTTCTCTGTTATTGAGTGTGAGGGTAGTTTAATTGCTTGTGGACAACTGCGTAATTTTTCTGGCGCACAAGAACTTGGTAGTTTGGTGGTTAAATCAACTTGGAGAGGTCATGGTTTAGGTAGTTTGCTCACGCAGCATCTAATTAGTCAAGCTACACAACCACTATATTTAGAATGTTTGGGTGAGCAATTGTCAAGGTTTTATAGTCGCTTTGGTTTTGTAACAGTTGCTTTTGAAAATCTACCTTCATCTCTTCAGCCTAAATTTCGCGTCTCGCAATTGGCTAAGAAGCTATTACGAGTACCTGTTGTGTTTATGAAATATGAGGGGAGTGGGAGATGA
- a CDS encoding class I SAM-dependent methyltransferase codes for MTENFFANKKSLFNNWAFSYDWTFPSVFYRAIHQRLLEYVDLPEQVNVLDLGCGTGRLLERLATKFPELRGTGLDLSPNMLRIARISNRHHPRLIYVEGNAESLPFGEGQFDAVFNTISFLHYLEPQKVLTEVARVLTPGGRFYLVDFTFKQELEPKKLPISPLGVRFYSPKQRETLGSASGLTCVSHHYLLGPVLLTIFVK; via the coding sequence ATGACGGAAAATTTCTTTGCTAACAAAAAATCTCTCTTTAACAACTGGGCTTTTAGCTACGATTGGACATTTCCCTCAGTATTTTATCGAGCTATTCACCAACGCCTATTAGAATATGTTGATTTACCAGAACAAGTCAACGTCCTCGATTTAGGATGTGGGACTGGACGCTTATTAGAACGCCTCGCCACCAAATTTCCTGAGTTGCGTGGTACAGGTTTAGACTTATCACCAAATATGTTACGAATTGCGAGAATTAGCAACCGCCACCATCCACGTTTAATTTATGTCGAGGGTAATGCTGAGTCTTTACCCTTTGGAGAAGGTCAATTTGATGCTGTGTTCAACACTATCAGCTTTTTGCATTATTTAGAACCGCAAAAAGTTCTCACTGAAGTAGCGCGAGTCCTGACTCCCGGCGGACGCTTTTACTTAGTTGACTTTACCTTTAAACAAGAACTAGAACCTAAAAAACTGCCAATTTCTCCTTTAGGAGTCCGTTTTTACAGTCCCAAACAAAGAGAAACTTTAGGTTCTGCATCTGGACTTACCTGTGTCAGTCATCATTACTTATTAGGGCCTGTTCTACTCACAATTTTTGTCAAATAG
- a CDS encoding Mo-dependent nitrogenase C-terminal domain-containing protein, with amino-acid sequence MTSITLFHLHKDFLQKVRKWLESREINNIQLAHFVCRVIPSQCPFERDVTLFGRKLFHIPAMCKLNPFYEQLVSLRFRALCYLADECGEDVNVYC; translated from the coding sequence ATGACATCTATAACTTTGTTTCATTTACACAAAGATTTCTTACAAAAAGTTCGTAAATGGTTAGAAAGTCGAGAAATAAATAACATTCAATTGGCTCATTTTGTGTGTAGAGTGATACCATCACAATGTCCCTTTGAAAGAGATGTCACTTTATTTGGACGGAAACTGTTTCACATTCCAGCAATGTGTAAACTAAATCCCTTTTATGAGCAATTAGTAAGTCTACGTTTTCGGGCTTTGTGTTATCTTGCTGATGAATGTGGTGAAGATGTAAATGTTTATTGCTAA